GGGAGATCGCGTTGCACATGGCGCTGCACGAGGTGCACCACAGGTCGCAGGTCATGGCGATGCTGCGGCGGTGCGGCGTGCGGGCCGAGACTCTCGACGACTCGTTCCTCGCGTTCGAGAGGACGCCGCTCAACCGGTAGCCGGGGGATGGAGCCGGCGGGCTACGCGCTGACCGGAGGTGGAGGATGGAACGGAAGAACTATTCGTCGGGCGGAAAATGGGAGCCGGTTGTCGGGTACTCACGGGCCGTGCGCGTCGGGCAGACGGTATACGTGGCGGGGACAACCGCGGCGGGCGCCGGCGGCGCGGCGGCCGAGGGCGACGCGTATGCGCAGACGGTGCAGAGTTTGAAGACGATCGAAACGGCGCTGCGCGAGCTGGGAGCCCGGCTCGAGCACGTTGTTCGCACCCGGATCTTCGTGACGCGCATCGAGGACTGGGAGGCGGTCGGCCGCGCGCACGGAGAGGTGTTCGGCGACATCAGGCCGGCGTGCACGCTGGTGGCGGTGGCGCGGCTTGTCGATCCGGCGCTGCTCGTGGAGATCGAGGCGGACGCGGTGATCCCCGCTTGACAACGTCGATTCCATGGTTCTAATATAATCGAAGTATGACCCAGGCCCGTCTTGACGATGTCACACGCTACGCGGACATGTTCGCGGCGATCGGCACGGAGCCGCGCCTGCGCATTCTGCGCCTGCTCCTCGCCGCGCATCCAGACGGACTCGTGGCCGGGGAGATCCAGGCCGGGCTGGACATCCCCGCCTCCACGCTGTCGCACCACCTGGAGAAGCTCCGGAACGAAGGACTCGTGACCGTGCGG
The nucleotide sequence above comes from bacterium. Encoded proteins:
- a CDS encoding RidA family protein, with translation MERKNYSSGGKWEPVVGYSRAVRVGQTVYVAGTTAAGAGGAAAEGDAYAQTVQSLKTIETALRELGARLEHVVRTRIFVTRIEDWEAVGRAHGEVFGDIRPACTLVAVARLVDPALLVEIEADAVIPA
- a CDS encoding DinB family protein gives rise to the protein MALHEVHHRSQVMAMLRRCGVRAETLDDSFLAFERTPLNR
- a CDS encoding helix-turn-helix domain-containing protein, producing MTQARLDDVTRYADMFAAIGTEPRLRILRLLLAAHPDGLVAGEIQAGLDIPASTLSHHLEKLRNEGLVTVRREGTFLRYAAGTETLRELLGFLYAECCTRSGAVDPKAIVWVGRRGAR